In Panthera tigris isolate Pti1 chromosome B1, P.tigris_Pti1_mat1.1, whole genome shotgun sequence, the sequence GATGAAAGGTGTACTGATGAAAGCAGTAATTAGCCTACTTAAATTATAAATGCTTCCTtcaaatgatgtatttttaaatcagtttattAAAACCTCACAAATATGTTACAAAATAATACCAATCACCGTTTCTTATACTGTAAGAAAATATAGCATTTAGCTTCTAAAAGTGGTTGGAATTTTCAAGTGCCAAATATTCAGGTTTTAGATTGTTATGTTCTTACTATGCAAGTTTAGCATATGCTTCCATTTGAGTCTGAAATGCTGGCAAGACAAACACCGAATTGCCACCACATATCCTTAGGTTCAGATATTATCAAGGAAATTCTCTTTGGGTTCAAATTATGCAAACAGTTACAGTGATGCTAATTAAATCAGCTGTGACCTTAAAGTCAAGTCATAAACCATTAAGTGTGTTACTGTTAACGTGAGTACtgcttaaataatatataatcttCCAAACTGCAGACTTAACACAACAAATCATCAAAGCTTCAGGACCTTAGTAGGGAATACAATACAGAATAAGTTTCAGAACCTggcagacctggattcaaatcccagctctgtcccttaCTGAATAACCTTGGGAAAATCTTTAGAAGGATCattttcacctgtgaaatggaaataataccacCTAACTTCagaggattgttgtgaggattgcaTGATATAatgtagatactcagtaaatggtatctgttattactattttactaaatagtaaaatatttttagataaaaagtATTCAGACAGTATTCTTCCTTACacctaaaatataagaaaagcaaatatgGCATCAATATCACCTAGTGATATAGGAGCAAATATTCCTCCAGAAAGGTCttcaactaaaattttaatatggttTTTCTTATTATAGATGATGCTGGATATTTATAACACTTATCAGAAGAttacttctattttataattttgcatacTTTAGAAATGTTCCAGAGAAAACTCTAAAATGCCATGAAGAATTCATTATCAATAGACCATGTGCTTTaatcattctttaaataaaatattacctacTATCTTTTCTAATGTCAATTTAAATGTTTCAACACTATTAGATGTAAGTAAATGTTGACCTTCAGGGAATTGCTCAAACTTTCTCAAAAGCTTTTGTAAGcagctttaaaaattctattcagtGCCAGGAAAAAGCAGTCTCTTCCTGCCAAACAGTAAAAGTAGAATTCAACTCTGATTCTGGGAGAAGGCCATCCTACCCCTCAGCTAGTGAGCGGGTCATCCTGGTCAAGCACAAGTCCCTTATTACATACCAGGGACCAGGATTTTAtggattttagaaaattaataccATACTTAAACCTTGTAACTCTTCCAGAGGGGTCTGAAACAGCATCTGGAAATCAAACATTCTAATGTTTCTCAGCAAACCTTAAGTCGCACTAATGAGGAAAAAGCTTCCTGTCAGTTTAGTTCAGGTTTACCACCAAAGTAAAAGTAGCTTTGACACTAAATTAGCAGGGGTTGAGGGGACTTCTGATTTACATTAGCCCAAGTTCTGTTCTCAAGCTACAGAATAAGCCTAATACctttttcaaatatgtgaagaaaaggaaaccaccATGTCTCTATCCCTTACACCTCCTTTTCTTCAGATGCCCCATCTGTAACCCAACTAGAATGAAGACGGAATTATGATGGTCCCTACTCAAGGTTGACAGGAGTAAATATCATGggattttctcaataaatatcttAGCCAGGATGTAATACACATGTCCACTAAGAcaagtattattttcattcttcttccctAAGTATCTAGAACGTCAAcaactctttcctttctctgggaaTTATTATGTTAACGGTGGGCCTCTCAAAAACCTATTCCAATCCTTATTCCCTTCCTAACAAATAATATGTTTAACTCTCAAAGGCTTCCCTCTCTCATTTCAATCCTTTCTgaacatctatttttatttttattttacttcttagaGAAAGCAtgggtggaggagagaggcagaggaagagagagagagaatgaatatcccaagcaggctccatggtgagtgtggagcccaacatggggctcgatctcacaaccctgggatcatgacctgagccaaaattaaaagttggacacaaccaactgagccacccaggtgcccctgaacatgtatttttactttatttatgaTACATACAGTTACAATAGAgtgaaataaatacatcaatttaaattactaatttccaggacatatttttaaattcagaatttttaaaaaatgagaacacgAGCTGTTCATTGATATTGATCTTTATTATCAAGATCAATTTCCTCAATAAACTGGTAATTCTGAAGTCAAAacaaggttttcattttttaaatcagcttcAACAACATCAcataaagcaaataatttaaaGACAGGTTAGACACTGGCAGTGTTCTCCTAAAGGAGCCTGATATTTATGCCAGGAACATCCTTCAGACCCTagatcaacaggaaaaaaagaaaagaaagaactaacaTGGAAGGCAGAAGTAATGGCTGACCCTAAATTTATCTTTATTGAGGTTATGGTTCTTCAAAGAGCATCAGCTGTTTCGATTTGGTTTAAACCATGCTTAaatagaatacataaaaaatatgttgtttttatttcttctgactGGAAAGCAGAAAAATTATGTGTTGCATTTCATcatatttactaattttattctGACTAAAACCTTCTAAATGCAAACAGTTTTGaaagtgaatgaaataatttcCAAGTGACCGTGCCTGCCCCCCTTATCTATCCTATGAGCTCTGTGGTACCGCCTTCTTTTCACCACGTGCTCTTCTGCACTTGGCTGACACAGAGATGAGGCTACAACCCGCGACACTCAGCATCAGAGTTCTCACTCCAGTGTGCATCTCGTTTCTCTGCCACAAGTTTGATGAATTGAGAGTGACTGGCATAAAGCTGGAGTTGATCACTGATGTCCACCCATTTCACTTTTCCAGCATCATCTCCAGCTTCTAGGGTAAGGTTATCCATTATCTCACCTATTGCCAAAGCACAACATCACCAAGAGaaagtaattcatttatttatgtccttTTCAACATAACTCTGTAGCTTCAAGTATTCttactgaaaacaatttaaatcatTATTGTATTAGGTGCCCCAGGGAATTAATAACTAGAAGGTTCCAAATTTTCCAAATGCCCAAATTTTAACCACATTGCTAAATTTTAAGTAGAGGCACCAGTAAGGaagcttttctctttaaaaagtaagaatattggctttagctttaaaaaaaaaaaaaaaagttcgtaTTAAATGAGTATGAAACTTACATCAAAACAAGTTCTAGAGGGATtggagatttaaatgtaaaaaaagaaaaacaattattggCAATTCATTTTACACTCTTAAGTGGACCTTTCTAAAAtaagcatggggtggggggcgcctgggtggctcagtcggttaagcatccgacctcagctcaggtcacgatctcacggtccgtgagttcgagccccgcgtcaggctctgggctgatggctcagaacctggagcctgcttccgattctgtgtctccctctctctctctgcccctcccccattcatgctctgtctcaaaaataaataaatgttaaaaaaaaattaaaactctaaaataagcatgggggtgcctgagtagctcagtcaggtaagtgtctgactcttggtttcagctcaggtcatgatctcatggttcactgaTAGCACAGACAACATGGGAtccagctctgcatcaggctctgggcatataacttggagcctgcttgggagtctctttctccctctccctctgccccttccccccgtgccccccccccaaataaataaccaTGACACCAAACCAGAAATcgtaaatgaaaatatttatatttacaaataaatatatttattaaaatctttataattatcaaaaaaaattaaaaataaagctcttaatcactgttgggaatgtaaatagACTATTTCTGTAGGACAATTTGGCAATGCTTAtcaagagcttttaaaaaagcaaatgctgcagcacctggaaggctcagtcgaggagccaactcttgatttcagttcaggtcatgatcccagagtcgaaGGACTGAGCCcgtcattgggctccatgctgagcatgaagcctgcttgagatcccctctctctttctgtctcttcccctctccccctgcttgcacgctctttctaaaagaagaaaggcacctgggtggctcagtcagttaagcagccgactctcggtgttggctctggtcatgatctcatggtttgctgacagcacagagcctgcttgggattctctctccccctctctctctctgtccctctcctgcttgctcacgctctctctcagaataaataaacttaaaaaaaaaaaaaagaaagaaaaggaaattgctCTTTGATGAGAATTCATTCCGCAAATACCAGAGTGCCTCTTATCAAGTCAGTTTAATAAACACAAGTTTACCTGTTTCATCATGGTAGTTCACAGCTTCTGTCTCCATCCATGCATTATCAGTGTTTCGAGGATCATCGACATATcctttatatatctatttttaaaaggaagcagACAAAAAAGGTGTACAGTCAAACACGAATGGGCGGAGCAGATGCCTGCTACATCGGAAATGTAAATATCCTATTACAAAGCAGTGTGCATATAATTAACTGTACATTACaaagttaagatggtaaattataTGTCATGTATTTTTTACTACAGTAAGAAAAAAGTGCCAACCTAAAATTGTCAGGAGGCAataattaagcatttatttattatcagagAACTGCAATTCTGGGTACAGAGATGTGGGTAGCAACCCAGCGTCCCACTAGGGAGCAAAGTCAGAGGTTtttaagatggaaagaaaatgctTGTATAAgttgttttcaaagaattttgaTTGGCGTTGCTGCAGAAAACTAATCTTGAGTGAACATAATTGGTTGCTAAGGCTATCACTAAGCAAGTCCCTTTTGTAGCAAGTTGCAGGTGTTTGTGTAGTCTTTGGAGTATTTGCGGTTTAGCCCAGTTTAAAAGATCAGGGCTCCACCTGGTGAGGAAGTACGTAAGTCCCACCTCCCTAAAGGCCTCTCAGCTCCATTTTAAAACCCCTTGATAATAAGTGACTCCTTATTTCACCTTTCACAAGTGAAATGTAAGTATCATAGAAACTTTCATGTAACATTCCACATGCTTGTTTTAAATTTCCTAGGATAAGTATTCTCAAGGTCAgctttaaaattcacaaaaccCTCAACTCTTCAGACTCTAATTTCATAATTTGAGAATAGTCTTATTTGCGCCATATGACTTTTTTAAAGGCTCTATAAGTATTTTTCTGtgattatatataagtatattttatatatatatataatttctgtgATTATAGTTTCAGacatacaaagatttttttagtttaaaaaagaagatctaTAAGTAAATTTAGTAAAGACTAATACTTAAGCTATTAATATAGGGAAAGATTTGGATCTAGCCATCTAACACAAACGTGACCCCAAAAGACTGAacgtaaataaataagaaatcctaattctagaaagaaaacaaagcaattcaAACAAAAGCCAgcaaaaaagaaactctttttcCTTATTACCAGTACACATATACTTtataaggtgatttttttaaatcacaaagggTATGtagacaaaacataagacttaAATGGTTATCAACCAGAAAAACTCTGAATAATGtagtttaaaatgtaaacatactCTCAAAAGAGctaaatttatgtaaattttttaaaaaggtttccgGATGGATGGGTGTGTTCTGTGTCACGTTGGCTCACATCTAGTCTAAAGAAAAACTAAGAGGAAAAAAGTGTATTCTAATAAATGTAACTGACCTAAAGTTGGGCTATAAAAGTTTAAGCAGAAATCTATTCACAGTGAAGATCTATAATTTGTTTCTATGaatatgtatttcaaatatacagGTTTTACCTATCAGATTTCCAGGTGAACTTTTAAGGAATTTTCACTAATCCGTGAGGCTAAAATCCTTCATGGGAACCACCATTTCTTACCACTAGATGTTCCTGGCTGAAGAGTTTGTGCAACTGTTCCTCTAATTCTCTCTTTTCTGCACTGGATTTCTGTAAGGAGTTGAGAGCTTCTTCACCAAATTCTCTTTTCAGTGTAGTACTAATCTTCTCTCCTGGGTCCACCATCCCCTAATAgccacattatttaaaaaaaaaaaaaaaaaaaaaaaaaagtaataagctttaattcattcaacaaatatttactgggtgaTGCAGTAGACACATTGTTCTACCTGGCCATAATCATGATTCCCATTCTCCTATGATATCTTCTTCTCTAAACCATTTGATTCTAGTAGAAGTAGCCAATCAGGGTATCTCATGTATTTGATTgcagtaatttgtccaaggttagCCAATAGTAAACTGAGCCAATAAGACTCCTTTCCTGGTATCTTCTAAACTCAAGCTAAGGAAGGAAGGCCTGGAGGCAAGATGGAATATAGCAAGCTGAAATTTCCCCATTGTTCATCCcattccagccacactgacctcctGAATCAGTGTCTACGACATGCCAAACAAATCCCACCTaaggcctttgcacctgctattATTTGTGTCCAACATGCTTTTCCCTAGATACCCACATGCATCGCTCATTCACCTTCTTCAAATCTTTGCTTAAACGTTACCTTCTCAGAGAGACCTTTTATAACCACTCTAATCTCAAATTGCAAACTCTCAAACATTTCCTAGTCTCCttctttgctttagttttttccttaatatttatacctttaaacatacaataacatattttatattatctgtttCCCCCACTGGAACGTGAGCTCCAAGAAAACAGGGATGTTTATGTTGCTCTGTTATATTCTCAATGTCTAATATATCAGCTGACAAAAAACAGATCTCAAAATATACTGATTAGATGAATGGTTTTCAATATGACATCAGGGACAACCACTTCCTTACTGATCAGAATTTCagatgacaaaaatataaaatcctaCAATGAAATCATTACCGTGTTTTACACTAAGCATGGGTGAAGTTTGACAATTTGGCTCATAATAATTAACCTAAGCTTTTGTTACAGTCACCTGGGATTTTTATTTCCAATCCATTTTTatcctacaaagaaaaaaacaaccattcTTGCAGATAGCAGTATAAGAATCATCCTCTTTTcaaattatctccatttcacaatatggcataaaatataaaaccctctgttgcacacatacacatttcaAAAAGCCACTTCAAATTTACCACTGAAATGAACTCAACAAAAGTACAACTGTTCCTGATGAtattacagaaattttaaaaactacaaggaggggtgcctgggtggctcagttggttaagcatctgactttcggctcagatcatgttctcacagtttgtgagttctacctccacttcagatcctctgtccccaccctctctctgcccctccccagcttgcgctctctctctctctctctctctctctctctcaaaagtaaatacacattaaaaaaaaatttttttaactacaagGAAAAGTAACaagaattatcttttttatgtCTAAAGTTAATGAGAATTCAATAAACCAATGCTAACAGTCTTACCTTGGACTTGGAAGTAGGGGTTGAGTTCTGAGATGGGACCCAACATGTATGAATATCTACTTTATGCCAGGTGTTTTATATGCTATTGCTACTAATCCTATGAAGTAGatataattatgtaaattttaaagagaaagttctggggtacctggctgtctcagtcagtagagcaactcttaatctcagtgGTGTGATTTAGAGCCCCAAACTGGGTggagagactacttaaaaaataaataaaaattttaaaaatttaaggtaaGTGTCTGAATTCTGTATTCTCAGCTCAAAGTGGGAAGGCCAACGTACAAGCCTAGGTCTAACTCCAAAGTCCACGTTCTTTTCCAATGGCTTTATAATTAGACTCAAATTCTAACAGCCTTGATGTATTATCCTACACTTGCTATTGACAGACTTCATTGCAGTGATAAATGACAAAAGAATTACTAAGTGAAGtgtgaaggaatggaaaataaatggagGATGAAGATCTACATACAATAACCTTGCAGTAAATGAAGctaaaaagaactttaatttaattttaattcttaccCCTGGGATTGCCCATTCTCCAcagtctttcctttttattgccacaAACTGTAAGATGTTTTTCCCAGAAACAGGGTGGGTAATTTTATTTCCACTTCTATCCCTTTTCCACCTGTAAATAGTAATATAAAATCGTAATGGATTTTGAAGAATAAGGATCTATCTCAAACTTGAGACAAAGTTAtaacaatgtatttttctttataacaagAGTATATATAAATTCACCTCTCAGCTagttttaccaaaaaaattattttgtattagaaatatcctggggtgcctaggtggctcagttggttaagcgtccgatttcggctcaagtcatgatctcgcagttcgtgagtttgagccccgcgttgggctctgtgctgacagctcagagcctgaagcctgctttggatctgtgtctccctctctctgcccctccctcgctcatgctgtgtgtgtgtgtgtgtgtgtgtgtgtgtgtgtctctctctctctctctctctgaaaaataaacattaaaaaaaaaagaaatattctgtaTTGAGCACTGTTACAAACCAAGTCAGATGTCTACTTTCCAAAAAAGATATTCTCtgtaataaaaattcagaatataagtagtttttattaaagtattgtcaaaaaaagtttaaaagcagaACAGAATTTAGAGGATAGgtcataaaacttaaaaacatagtCGAAGGATCCTTTTTAAGAATCACTTTAATATAAGAGATCTggtaatatttccttttaatgggTCACTCTGTTATCAAAACAGAGATTACACAATGCAGATTACACAATACAAGTTCAGCTGGTCTCAACAGTAGTGCTTCTCAATCTTTATGccctttcttaaaaaacaaaaacaaaaaaaaacacaaaaacctcaCTCTatcctttagtttttaaaaaagtatcaaagtggggcacatgggtgggcttagttgtttgagcatctgactcttgatttcagctcaagtcgtgatcccagggcatgggatcaagccctgcatcaggcttcacactcagtgtggagcctgcttaggattcattcattcattttctctgccccccccccccattccctctcccccactcaagctctcttaaaaaaaaaaaaaaaagtatcatggttatgttaattttagaatgaactttttcttttttttttaagattttttttaggttttatttttaagtaatctgtacacccaacatggggctcaaatttacaaccctgagatcaagagtcacatgctctaccaactgagccaggcaggcaccccaagaatgcaCTTTTTCTAACCACAGCCTCTTGCCCAGAGATGCTGATacatctccctttcccttctctacCCCCACCACACCCAATTTTAAGAATTGTTCTAAAACTATCTTAGGCAAAGAAAACGATTTTGAACCTCTAGTACTAAACCAAAAAAGAAAGCCTATGATCTAATCATTGCTTTGAATtagaatcaatgaaattaaatgagtttaaatAGGAGTTCTCCCCCCtcctgcaaataaataaataaataaataaataaataaataagagtttcCAAATTTCTTTATATAGTGGTTGACTACCATATCTAACCCATAATTCCTGCCCTGAAAGAGCTCATAGTCTAGGGATGGAGCTAGACATGTAAGTGAATAAATTATAAGAGAGTGACAATTTGATGAGGACagtaaatagaa encodes:
- the NUDT9 gene encoding ADP-ribose pyrophosphatase, mitochondrial isoform X2, coding for MSSSNGAKENSHNKARTSPYPGSKVQRSQVPNEKVGWFVEWQDYNPVEYTAVSVLAGPRWADPQISESNFFPKFNEKDGHVERKSQNGLYEIENGRPRNPAGRTGLIGRGLLGRWGPNHAADPIITRWKRDRSGNKITHPVSGKNILQFVAIKRKDCGEWAIPGGMVDPGEKISTTLKREFGEEALNSLQKSSAEKRELEEQLHKLFSQEHLVIYKGYVDDPRNTDNAWMETEAVNYHDETGEIMDNLTLEAGDDAGKVKWVDISDQLQLYASHSQFIKLVAEKRDAHWSENSDAECRGL